In one Haloplanus salinus genomic region, the following are encoded:
- a CDS encoding helix-turn-helix domain-containing protein, with amino-acid sequence MSDGVRAELAVHEPTNCPLASFAAESGAAVTDVTWATGRDGTAEEFRVASDAAEAAASFDAVTPVVEVGEERVYRFERDPETTCACEIVESLGSPIADVRVRDGTLVLTLHLRSVERLRTIVDELADAAERVELRYLVQTGDEGATDDGDPTVVDRSRLTDRQREVVRTAHRMGYFAYPREANATAVADELGIGPSTFAEHLAAAQRTLLDDLLRE; translated from the coding sequence ATGTCGGATGGCGTCCGCGCCGAACTGGCGGTCCACGAACCGACGAACTGCCCGCTCGCGTCGTTCGCTGCGGAGAGCGGCGCCGCCGTGACCGACGTGACGTGGGCGACCGGACGGGACGGCACGGCGGAGGAGTTTCGTGTCGCGAGCGACGCCGCCGAGGCGGCCGCGTCCTTCGACGCCGTCACCCCGGTCGTCGAGGTGGGCGAGGAGCGCGTCTACCGCTTCGAGCGCGACCCGGAGACCACCTGTGCCTGCGAGATCGTCGAATCGCTCGGCTCGCCCATCGCCGACGTCCGGGTTCGAGACGGCACGCTCGTTCTCACCCTCCATCTCCGGAGCGTCGAGCGCCTGCGGACGATCGTCGACGAACTCGCCGACGCGGCCGAGCGGGTGGAGCTTCGCTACCTCGTCCAGACCGGTGACGAAGGGGCGACCGACGACGGCGATCCGACCGTCGTCGACCGGAGCCGTCTCACCGACCGGCAGCGGGAAGTCGTCCGGACGGCGCACCGCATGGGCTACTTCGCGTACCCCCGCGAGGCCAACGCTACGGCCGTCGCCGACGAACTCGGCATCGGCCCGTCGACGTTCGCGGAACATCTCGCGGCCGCACAGCGGACCCTCCTCGACGACCTGCTCCGCGAGTAG
- a CDS encoding class I SAM-dependent methyltransferase translates to MKGLLDAALADPWRALDTLLDGPLHPGGTAATERLLDRADVDADTRLLEVGCGAGDALPLARDRGADAAGLDPDPTLGAAAAPAIRGDATALPVRDAAVDVVLAECVLCLTDLPAALAECRRVLREGGRLAVSDVVVAGEKPVVPDGVAEALCLTGARRRDDLTAALEAAGFAVQSMNDHHDDLVAMRDRVNRRVDYGPLLGLLGERGTRIRTAIEDLEAAVDDGRIGYVSVVARAE, encoded by the coding sequence GGCGCTCGATACCCTACTCGACGGCCCGCTCCACCCGGGTGGGACGGCGGCCACCGAACGCCTGCTCGACCGCGCGGACGTGGACGCCGACACCCGGCTGCTAGAGGTGGGCTGTGGCGCCGGCGACGCCCTTCCGCTGGCGCGTGATCGCGGCGCCGACGCCGCCGGCCTCGATCCCGATCCGACCCTCGGGGCCGCCGCGGCGCCGGCGATCAGGGGCGACGCGACGGCGCTTCCCGTCCGCGACGCCGCCGTCGACGTCGTCCTCGCGGAGTGTGTCCTCTGTCTGACCGACCTCCCGGCGGCGCTCGCCGAGTGCCGGCGCGTGCTCCGCGAGGGGGGCCGACTCGCCGTCTCGGACGTGGTCGTCGCGGGGGAGAAGCCAGTCGTTCCCGACGGGGTCGCGGAAGCGCTCTGTCTCACCGGGGCGCGGCGCCGCGACGACCTGACGGCGGCGCTCGAAGCCGCCGGCTTCGCCGTGCAGTCGATGAACGACCACCACGACGACTTGGTGGCGATGCGTGACCGAGTGAACCGGCGGGTCGACTACGGCCCCCTCCTCGGGTTGCTCGGGGAGCGGGGGACACGAATCCGGACCGCAATCGAGGATCTGGAGGCCGCCGTCGACGACGGACGGATCGGCTACGTCTCCGTCGTCGCCCGCGCCGAGTAG
- a CDS encoding RNA-guided endonuclease InsQ/TnpB family protein: MAIKATRTYVGSIQNHRQVCDGLDSLGDSASKIWNVARWTTDRVWDAIGAIPDEGVLKSYMKNQACWKDLNAQSSQKVIEELSDAFQSWFDLRHKFDEANPPGYRKHGDNRPRSTVTFKEDGFKHDPKNNRVRLSKGSNLKEYWSDFLLCEYQTRPDVDLSKVKSVQNVRAVWNGDEWELHFVCKVSLETNDPAGDEVAGIDLGIKNVATVAFPDEYVLYPGNSVKQDKHYFKRAEYDTEGENGPSEKSMWARRKLTERETHFYHTLTDAIITECVERNVGTLAVSWPEDVRKSDWGTTGNKKLHSWAFDRIYQYLAYKGEIRGVEVLKENEWSTSQTCSACGDDTKSNRKHRGLYVCSSCGLVGNADCNGAENMRQKITPSPHGEDRSNGCVAQPSVHLFDSDSGVFAPREQVVS; encoded by the coding sequence ATGGCGATCAAGGCCACTCGGACTTACGTTGGTTCCATCCAGAACCACCGGCAGGTCTGCGATGGCCTCGACTCGCTCGGAGACTCAGCCTCCAAAATCTGGAACGTCGCACGATGGACAACAGACCGAGTTTGGGACGCAATCGGTGCAATCCCCGACGAGGGTGTGCTGAAATCGTATATGAAGAACCAAGCGTGCTGGAAAGACTTGAACGCGCAATCCAGTCAGAAAGTCATCGAAGAACTTTCCGACGCTTTCCAGTCATGGTTCGACCTGCGACACAAATTTGATGAGGCGAATCCACCCGGCTACCGAAAACACGGTGACAACCGACCACGTAGTACGGTCACGTTCAAAGAAGACGGATTCAAACACGACCCAAAGAATAACCGCGTCCGACTCAGCAAAGGCTCGAACCTCAAGGAGTATTGGTCGGACTTCCTGCTCTGTGAGTATCAGACTCGACCTGACGTTGACCTTTCAAAAGTCAAATCGGTGCAGAACGTTCGTGCCGTCTGGAACGGAGACGAATGGGAACTGCACTTCGTCTGCAAAGTCAGTCTCGAAACAAACGACCCGGCAGGTGACGAAGTAGCGGGAATCGACCTTGGCATCAAGAACGTCGCCACTGTTGCCTTCCCCGACGAATACGTCCTGTACCCCGGCAACTCGGTTAAACAGGACAAGCACTACTTCAAGCGTGCTGAGTACGACACCGAAGGCGAGAACGGCCCGTCCGAGAAGTCGATGTGGGCACGTCGAAAACTCACAGAGCGTGAGACACACTTCTACCACACGCTCACGGACGCCATTATCACCGAGTGTGTCGAACGGAACGTGGGGACACTCGCGGTGAGTTGGCCCGAAGATGTGCGAAAGTCTGACTGGGGCACAACTGGGAACAAGAAGTTGCACTCGTGGGCGTTCGACCGCATCTACCAGTACCTCGCATACAAAGGCGAGATACGTGGCGTTGAGGTGCTGAAAGAGAACGAGTGGAGCACCTCACAGACCTGCTCTGCGTGTGGTGACGACACGAAGTCGAACCGCAAGCACCGTGGGTTGTACGTCTGCTCGTCGTGCGGGTTGGTCGGAAACGCGGACTGCAACGGAGCGGAGAACATGCGGCAAAAGATAACTCCGAGTCCTCACGGCGAGGATAGGAGTAACGGCTGTGTGGCACAGCCATCGGTACACCTGTTCGACTCAGACAGTGGGGTTTTCGCCCCGCGAGAACAGGTTGTGTCGTAG
- a CDS encoding type II/IV secretion system ATPase subunit, translating to MSLPGGDEAEMSDGPTLSVGGGESRADDGAVPTPRAPGDADAWYAPDVVAQYEVSPGVVATVRETETDEFAYSIREPGLGPRDRAAMERIRDHFQVVNRRRPLTREGTAERAAAGFEPKYRRALDRLIDASPAAWRRLTHHALCELRLLGDPTPLALDDRIEVVDVGREDDRVVVHTEHYAPARTDFDAHARFIDRVAGERLRRYTVDFAGFDVDVVIYREHLLGSDQFSTKYAVLEPDLLPGDEQLIEECKERVWEANVEDVVEDRHAFVRERARGFLSRRLTARNTRAWVAATKYRLLTALAEYGLAVPPVDSRYATDRLDDLVYYVLRDYVGHGVLTVPIRDPHLEDVEANRVDERVKVIPRADELPVGRVPTNLAFDDETAFVNVVTQLAASDGTELSASRPSAKVNLDPPGVAETIRCAVALPVISEDGPHVSIRKQSADAMTPVDLLDRDAISTELVTILWMLYERHGVVLFSGPTGVGKTTLMNAHMPFVPYDDRPVSIDEGSREVRLPHETGISLTTRDHENEYKRVTMARLMTETNYLNPDVEVIAEINTPASFETFGETLNTGHGVIGTTHAEDVETLINRVVEQGLPTYLLREIDLVIFPHHVDGDRYVAEAVELLSESEYEALDSGTLPAGRVEKGGRTLYWNVVARRDTDGEFSLDYAHPHLDDDHRALGVRLFHRLADATDRDVEAVEEEFHRKHRYVQYLEREGIADFDDLFAFVSDLRTDEAATVERARSETASDD from the coding sequence ATGTCGCTCCCGGGGGGAGACGAAGCCGAGATGAGTGACGGACCGACGCTCTCGGTCGGCGGCGGCGAGTCGCGCGCCGACGACGGGGCCGTTCCGACGCCGCGGGCGCCCGGTGACGCCGACGCGTGGTACGCGCCCGACGTGGTCGCACAGTACGAAGTGTCGCCGGGCGTCGTGGCGACCGTCCGCGAAACCGAAACCGACGAGTTCGCCTATTCGATCCGCGAACCGGGGCTCGGGCCGCGGGACCGGGCTGCGATGGAGCGTATCCGCGACCACTTTCAAGTCGTCAACCGCCGTCGGCCGCTGACGCGGGAGGGGACGGCCGAACGCGCCGCCGCGGGGTTCGAACCCAAGTACCGCCGGGCGCTCGACCGCCTGATCGACGCCTCGCCGGCTGCGTGGCGCCGCCTCACCCACCACGCGCTCTGTGAGCTTCGACTGCTGGGGGACCCGACGCCGCTCGCGCTCGACGACCGGATCGAGGTGGTCGACGTGGGCCGCGAGGACGATCGCGTGGTCGTCCACACCGAGCACTACGCGCCCGCCCGTACCGACTTCGACGCCCACGCCCGTTTTATCGACCGGGTGGCCGGCGAACGTCTCCGGCGTTACACCGTCGACTTCGCCGGCTTCGACGTCGACGTGGTGATCTATCGGGAACATCTGCTGGGGAGCGACCAGTTCTCGACGAAGTACGCCGTCCTCGAACCGGATCTGCTCCCCGGCGACGAGCAACTCATCGAGGAGTGCAAGGAGCGGGTCTGGGAGGCCAACGTCGAGGACGTAGTGGAGGATCGTCACGCCTTCGTCCGCGAGCGTGCCCGTGGCTTCCTCTCCCGGCGGCTCACCGCCCGCAACACCCGGGCGTGGGTCGCGGCGACGAAGTACCGTTTGCTGACCGCGCTCGCGGAGTACGGCCTCGCGGTCCCGCCGGTCGACAGCCGGTACGCTACCGACCGCCTCGACGACTTGGTCTATTACGTCCTCCGTGACTACGTGGGTCACGGCGTCCTCACGGTTCCCATCCGCGACCCGCACCTGGAGGACGTGGAGGCTAACCGCGTCGACGAACGGGTAAAGGTGATTCCGCGGGCCGACGAACTCCCCGTCGGCCGCGTCCCTACGAACCTCGCCTTCGACGACGAGACGGCCTTCGTCAACGTCGTCACGCAACTCGCTGCGAGCGACGGGACGGAACTCAGCGCCAGTCGGCCGAGCGCGAAGGTGAACCTCGACCCGCCGGGCGTCGCGGAGACCATCCGCTGTGCCGTTGCCCTTCCCGTCATCTCCGAGGACGGCCCGCACGTCTCCATCCGCAAGCAGTCCGCCGACGCCATGACGCCCGTCGACCTACTCGACCGCGACGCCATCTCGACCGAACTCGTCACGATCCTCTGGATGCTGTACGAACGCCACGGCGTCGTCCTGTTCTCGGGCCCGACCGGGGTGGGGAAGACGACGCTCATGAACGCCCACATGCCCTTCGTCCCCTACGACGACCGCCCCGTCTCCATCGACGAGGGCAGCCGCGAGGTTCGACTCCCCCACGAGACGGGCATCTCCCTGACGACGCGGGACCACGAGAACGAGTACAAGCGCGTGACCATGGCGCGGCTGATGACCGAGACCAACTACCTGAACCCCGACGTGGAGGTCATCGCGGAGATCAACACGCCCGCCTCGTTCGAGACGTTCGGTGAGACGTTGAACACCGGCCACGGCGTCATCGGCACCACTCACGCCGAGGACGTGGAGACGCTCATCAACCGCGTCGTCGAGCAGGGACTGCCGACCTACCTCCTGCGGGAGATCGACCTCGTGATCTTCCCCCACCACGTCGACGGCGACCGCTACGTCGCGGAGGCGGTCGAACTCCTGAGCGAGTCCGAGTACGAGGCTCTCGACTCCGGTACACTCCCGGCGGGGCGCGTCGAGAAGGGCGGGCGCACGCTGTACTGGAACGTCGTCGCGCGCCGCGACACCGACGGCGAGTTCAGTCTCGACTACGCCCACCCCCATCTCGACGACGACCACCGCGCGCTCGGCGTCCGCCTCTTCCATCGCCTCGCCGACGCCACCGACCGCGACGTCGAGGCCGTCGAGGAGGAGTTCCACCGGAAACACCGGTACGTCCAGTATCTCGAACGGGAGGGCATCGCCGACTTCGACGACCTGTTCGCGTTCGTCTCGGACCTCCGCACCGACGAGGCGGCGACGGTCGAACGGGCGCGGAGCGAGACGGCGAGCGACGACTGA
- a CDS encoding alpha-hydroxy-acid oxidizing protein, which yields MSEITDQYGTQRVNDLYRRGTLDGDPPDFPVSYDDLRTAAHEAMSWQGRAYVSGGAGSDETFERGQDFSAWRIVPRMLRDVESRDLSTTVLGQDLPVPVALTPLGIQSLLHERAEYATAEAAADVGVPTVLSSLSSTPMEEVADVLGSTPKWFQFYWSSDEHIARSFLTRAEDAGYDAIVVTVDAPILGWRERLIERGYYPFLEGDGVANYFSDPAFRDRLDAPPEEDTEAAVEEFLDIFGDASLTWDDLAFVREQTDLPIVVKGILDPRDAELAVEHGVDAIGVSTHGGRQVDGSITAIEALPEIADAVGDDVDITFDSGVRRAADAYKAIALGADLVMLGRPYAYGLAAGGADGVRTVLRNLLAEFDLTMGLSGREAVADIGLDAVRHESTLVPERSGRR from the coding sequence ATGTCGGAGATCACCGATCAGTACGGCACGCAGCGAGTGAACGATCTCTACCGCCGCGGCACGCTCGACGGCGACCCGCCTGACTTCCCCGTCTCGTACGACGACCTTCGGACGGCCGCACACGAGGCGATGTCGTGGCAGGGGCGCGCCTACGTCTCGGGCGGCGCCGGGAGCGACGAAACCTTCGAACGCGGGCAGGACTTCTCCGCGTGGCGGATCGTTCCGCGGATGCTCCGCGACGTCGAGTCGCGCGACCTCTCGACGACGGTCCTCGGCCAGGACCTCCCGGTCCCCGTCGCGCTCACGCCGCTCGGCATCCAGTCGCTGCTCCACGAGCGAGCGGAATACGCGACCGCGGAGGCCGCTGCCGACGTCGGCGTGCCGACGGTCCTCTCCTCGCTCTCGTCGACGCCGATGGAGGAGGTGGCCGACGTGCTCGGGTCGACCCCGAAGTGGTTCCAGTTCTACTGGTCCTCGGACGAGCACATCGCCCGGAGCTTCCTGACACGGGCCGAGGACGCCGGCTACGACGCCATCGTCGTCACCGTCGACGCGCCCATCCTGGGGTGGCGCGAACGGCTGATCGAGCGCGGCTACTACCCCTTCCTCGAGGGCGACGGGGTCGCGAACTACTTCTCCGATCCCGCGTTCCGCGACCGACTCGACGCGCCGCCCGAGGAGGACACGGAAGCCGCAGTCGAGGAGTTCCTGGATATCTTCGGCGACGCCTCGCTCACGTGGGACGACCTCGCGTTCGTCCGCGAACAGACGGACCTCCCCATCGTGGTCAAAGGCATCCTCGACCCGCGCGACGCCGAACTGGCCGTCGAACACGGCGTCGACGCCATCGGCGTCTCGACACACGGCGGCCGGCAGGTCGACGGCTCGATCACGGCCATCGAAGCGCTGCCGGAGATCGCCGACGCCGTCGGCGACGACGTGGACATCACCTTCGATAGCGGCGTGCGCCGCGCCGCGGACGCGTACAAAGCCATCGCGCTCGGCGCGGATCTGGTCATGCTGGGCCGCCCCTACGCGTACGGGCTGGCCGCCGGCGGCGCCGACGGCGTTCGGACGGTGCTCCGGAACCTCCTCGCCGAGTTCGACCTGACGATGGGCCTGTCCGGCCGCGAGGCGGTCGCCGACATCGGTCTCGACGCCGTTCGACACGAGTCGACGCTCGTGCCGGAGCGATCCGGACGGCGCTAA
- a CDS encoding phytoene desaturase family protein → MTPTGLDSESIVVIGAGFGGLSAACHLADAGADVTVVERRDHLGGVAGRIERDGFRFDTGPSWYLMPDVFERFFGRFGREPSDYYSLTRLDPNYRVFWKDGDSAAVPADRAGQRALFASYESGADDALDAYLSDAAAAYEVAMEEFVYERRPRVRDWFDPSLLRAARGLPLLGSMDDHVADYFEHPKLRQLVEYTLVFLGGSPYNTPALYSLMSHVDYTLGVHYPTGGMASVVDGVARLARDLGVTFETRTPVTGLEPTADGLTVTTTAGQRTVDRVVSNAPPSYTERELLPAGRGDRDPDYWASRTYAPSAFVLYLGVEGDLPALSHHTLVLPTDWRSHFESIFDRPSWPSDPSYYVNVPSRTDDGVAPDGHSTVVVLVPIAPGLDDGPDQRARFREAVLDDLAAHTGVDLRDRIVVERSACVTEFASMGYPQGTALGLAHTLGQTGPFRPSQRSAAVTGLYYTGSFTDPGIGVPMCLISGAHVADAVRADVGVDAEAGVRSLVPF, encoded by the coding sequence ATGACACCGACGGGACTCGACTCCGAATCCATAGTGGTGATCGGCGCGGGGTTCGGCGGGCTCTCGGCCGCCTGCCACCTCGCCGACGCCGGCGCCGACGTGACCGTCGTCGAGCGACGGGACCACCTCGGCGGCGTCGCCGGGCGTATCGAGCGCGACGGCTTCCGGTTCGACACCGGTCCGTCGTGGTATCTGATGCCCGACGTGTTCGAGCGCTTCTTCGGTCGCTTCGGGCGCGAACCGTCGGACTACTACTCGCTGACGCGGCTCGACCCGAACTACCGGGTGTTCTGGAAGGACGGCGACAGCGCCGCGGTCCCCGCCGACCGCGCGGGCCAGCGCGCGCTCTTCGCGTCCTACGAGTCGGGCGCCGACGACGCGCTCGACGCGTATCTGTCCGACGCCGCAGCGGCCTACGAGGTGGCTATGGAGGAGTTCGTCTACGAGCGTCGTCCGCGGGTGCGGGACTGGTTCGACCCCTCCCTGTTGCGGGCGGCGCGTGGCCTTCCGCTTCTCGGATCGATGGACGACCACGTCGCGGACTACTTCGAGCACCCGAAGCTCAGACAGCTCGTCGAGTACACGCTCGTCTTCCTCGGCGGATCGCCGTACAACACGCCCGCGCTCTACTCGCTGATGAGCCACGTCGACTACACCCTCGGTGTCCACTACCCCACGGGCGGCATGGCGAGTGTCGTCGACGGCGTCGCTCGGCTGGCGCGCGACCTCGGCGTCACGTTCGAGACGCGGACGCCCGTCACGGGCCTCGAACCGACGGCCGACGGGCTGACGGTGACGACGACGGCCGGCCAACGCACGGTCGACCGGGTGGTCAGCAACGCCCCGCCCTCGTACACCGAGCGGGAGCTGCTGCCCGCGGGCCGCGGGGACCGCGACCCCGACTACTGGGCGTCGCGGACGTACGCCCCCTCCGCGTTCGTGCTCTATCTCGGCGTCGAGGGCGACCTGCCGGCGCTGTCCCACCACACGCTCGTCCTCCCGACGGACTGGCGCTCGCATTTCGAGTCGATCTTCGATCGGCCGTCGTGGCCGAGCGACCCTTCGTACTACGTGAACGTCCCCTCCCGGACCGACGACGGCGTCGCGCCCGACGGCCACTCGACGGTCGTCGTCCTCGTGCCCATCGCGCCGGGGCTGGACGACGGCCCGGACCAGCGGGCGCGGTTCCGCGAGGCGGTCCTCGACGACCTGGCCGCCCACACCGGCGTCGACCTGCGCGATCGGATCGTCGTCGAGCGGTCGGCCTGTGTCACGGAGTTCGCGTCGATGGGTTACCCACAGGGGACGGCACTCGGCCTCGCACACACCCTCGGCCAGACGGGGCCGTTCCGGCCGAGCCAGCGGTCGGCGGCCGTCACCGGCCTCTACTACACCGGCTCGTTCACGGACCCCGGCATCGGCGTCCCGATGTGTCTGATCAGCGGCGCTCACGTCGCCGACGCGGTGCGGGCGGACGTGGGTGTCGACGCGGAGGCGGGGGTGCGCTCGCTCGTCCCGTTCTAA
- a CDS encoding bacteriorhodopsin, whose protein sequence is MSETLVPRGIDILLQASQADALSAVQGDPLLSSSLWINVALAGLSILLFVYMGRNVTSGRAKLVWGATLMIPLVSISSYLALLSGLTVGFIEMPAGHALAGEEVMSQWGRYLTWTLSTPMILLALGLVADVDAGSLFTVIAADIAMCVTGLAAALTTSSYLFRWAFYGVSCAFFLVVLGALLTEWSASAANAGTGEIFGTLRALTVVLWLGYPIIWAVGVEGLALVGSVGLTSWGYSILDVFAKYVFSFLLLRWVASNEGVVSGARSAAGAALGDD, encoded by the coding sequence ATGTCCGAAACACTGGTACCACGGGGTATCGACATACTGCTTCAGGCGAGCCAGGCCGACGCCCTGTCGGCGGTACAGGGTGATCCGCTGCTCAGTTCGTCGCTGTGGATCAACGTCGCGTTGGCCGGGCTCTCGATCCTGCTGTTCGTCTACATGGGCCGGAACGTGACGAGCGGGCGCGCGAAGCTCGTCTGGGGGGCGACGCTCATGATCCCGCTGGTCTCGATTTCGAGCTATCTCGCCTTGCTCTCCGGGCTGACCGTCGGCTTCATCGAGATGCCGGCGGGCCACGCCCTCGCCGGCGAGGAAGTGATGAGCCAGTGGGGCCGGTATCTGACGTGGACGCTGTCGACGCCGATGATCCTCCTCGCGCTCGGCCTCGTCGCCGACGTCGACGCCGGGAGCCTGTTTACCGTCATCGCCGCGGACATCGCGATGTGTGTGACGGGGCTGGCCGCGGCGCTGACGACCTCCTCGTACCTGTTCCGGTGGGCGTTCTACGGCGTCAGCTGTGCGTTCTTCCTCGTCGTCCTCGGTGCGCTGCTAACCGAGTGGTCGGCGTCGGCGGCGAACGCCGGCACCGGCGAGATATTCGGGACGCTCCGGGCGTTGACCGTCGTGCTCTGGCTGGGCTATCCGATCATCTGGGCCGTCGGCGTCGAGGGACTGGCGCTCGTCGGGTCGGTCGGGCTCACGTCGTGGGGTTACTCGATCCTCGACGTGTTCGCGAAGTACGTGTTCTCGTTCCTGCTCCTGCGGTGGGTGGCCAGTAACGAGGGCGTGGTGTCGGGGGCGCGAAGCGCTGCCGGGGCGGCGCTCGGCGACGACTGA
- a CDS encoding NAD(P)H-binding protein has product MRVLVVGATGFVGGRLVESLRSAGHEVVAFSRSASRSNFPDGVELFEGNLADPASLEGLCEGVDAAYYLIHSLTAENFAELDRAYARRFRELASAAGVDRVVYLSGISGDERNLSPHLASRREVESVLEAGTFDLTVLRAAIIIGAGSASFRIVDDLTDRLPVMTVPKWVSTPCQPIGIDDAVAYLVGVLDVAETRGGIYDIGAPTVWSYKSLLKVTAEEKGKRVLIVPVPVMSPGLSSHWLRLTTDVQYAIARPLAESMRNPVTVDPERDLQSVVPIEQTPVEVAVRQALADG; this is encoded by the coding sequence ATGCGTGTCCTCGTCGTCGGAGCAACCGGGTTCGTCGGTGGTCGGCTCGTCGAGTCGCTGCGCTCGGCCGGCCACGAAGTCGTCGCCTTCTCCAGGAGTGCGAGCCGATCGAACTTTCCGGACGGCGTGGAGCTGTTCGAAGGTAACCTCGCCGATCCGGCATCGCTGGAGGGACTCTGTGAGGGGGTCGACGCGGCCTACTACCTGATCCACTCGCTGACGGCCGAGAACTTCGCGGAGCTAGACCGGGCCTACGCCCGTCGGTTCCGGGAGCTGGCGTCGGCGGCCGGCGTCGACAGGGTGGTCTACCTAAGCGGCATCAGCGGCGACGAGCGGAACCTCTCGCCACATCTCGCCTCCCGTCGGGAGGTCGAGTCGGTGCTCGAAGCGGGGACCTTCGACCTGACAGTCCTCCGGGCGGCGATCATCATCGGTGCCGGCAGCGCGAGCTTCCGCATCGTCGACGACCTCACCGACCGGCTGCCCGTGATGACGGTCCCGAAGTGGGTGAGTACGCCGTGTCAGCCGATCGGTATCGACGACGCCGTCGCCTACCTCGTCGGCGTCCTCGACGTTGCGGAGACCCGAGGCGGCATCTACGACATCGGCGCGCCGACAGTGTGGTCCTACAAATCACTGCTGAAGGTGACTGCCGAGGAGAAAGGCAAACGCGTGCTGATCGTGCCGGTGCCGGTGATGTCTCCGGGGCTCTCGTCACACTGGCTCCGCCTGACGACGGACGTCCAGTACGCTATCGCCCGCCCGCTGGCCGAGAGTATGCGGAACCCCGTGACGGTCGACCCCGAACGGGACCTGCAGTCGGTCGTTCCCATCGAGCAGACGCCGGTCGAGGTGGCGGTCCGGCAGGCGCTCGCGGACGGCTGA
- a CDS encoding redoxin domain-containing protein, giving the protein MRTVADRIDDFRARDATPVSVLPEPVEGAEDWQERYDLPYPLLADSDAAVSDAYDQPVRFGSACSVGSATSSAGCPRW; this is encoded by the coding sequence GTGCGGACCGTCGCCGATCGGATCGACGACTTCCGCGCCCGCGACGCCACGCCCGTCTCCGTCCTCCCGGAACCGGTCGAAGGGGCCGAGGACTGGCAGGAGCGGTACGACCTCCCCTATCCTCTCCTCGCCGACTCCGACGCCGCGGTGTCCGACGCCTACGACCAGCCGGTTCGGTTCGGTTCGGCCTGCTCGGTCGGTTCAGCGACTTCCTCGGCCGGATGCCCGAGGTGGTGA